In Setaria viridis chromosome 5, Setaria_viridis_v4.0, whole genome shotgun sequence, the genomic stretch GAGCAGGGGCAAAATCGTTTCTCCGTAGAGAATTTAACGGTGGTCGGATGGAAAATCGAACAGAGTGTCGATTTGGGAATGGAAGTTGAAGTTAGTGTCAAATGTTATTAATTTGAACTAACCCCCAAAACACCTACATTCTGAATaactatataaaattataactcgtgcattgccaataaatcaacaaactaattttactataacCAAAATAACTAACTTAAATCCACTGTACCAACAAACTAATATTTGTCTATGTCTCATATGTACATCTACATTTGATTTAATACTTAACACTACACCATTTATATATCATATTGACTACTACGTCTACTAACTACGAGTTAAGATAAACTACGAGATTTCAAATAATACCTCAAGCGAAACGAAGATCCGGTAGACCTTCAATTCAATCAccaccctcctcccctcctctcccctcccctcctctcctctcctctcctatcctctcctccctccctttcttcctcttctcccagttcctctcctccctcgcttTCTTTCTCTCCTCCCGAATGAAGCGGCGCGCCCCAACTCCAGCCATTCTTCGGGTTTTAAAGGGCGGGGCGCCTACTGCCGCCTGATTCGGCGGTATCTTCCCACTCCCGCCGTTTGAATCGGCGGCAGGTTGTTACCGCCGAATGAAGCGGCGGTAACTAGCTACCGCCGTCTCATCCGGCGGTAACTCCGTGGGCCTCATGGCTGCTAGGGTTCCGTGTACCGCCCACCGTTTCATATGACGGTAAGCACTTTCCCTCGCAACGACTTTTCTTACTGCCGGTTCAAACGGCGGTAGCCGTTTCAGCCGGTGGCATACGTCTATATTTGCTAAATTTTTCCTCCGCtgtttatttctgcaaaatcgtaaaaaaatatataaaaaaattcagCCCGGAATCTAGCTAAAGGGGCGAGAAACGTGGCCTGCCCGGCAAGGGAAATCCGGCCATTTCTTCGTTTTCACGGTTTCACCAGTTGACATGCGAAATTTCCAGCTCGCTAACTTGCCATCCGCCACCGGCTGccgttgacttttttttttgccgacgGGGCACTGGAGTACCACACAGGAAATGGAATCCGTGTGCGCATCTGTTATATGCCGCCCATCGCCTACGACTACGATCGACCTCCCTGCTACCATGCGATGAAGCTGCTCTGCGCCCTCTCGGTTCTCCTCCTCGCGTCCGCGGGGgccgtctcctcctccctccccgtccGGCGCTATGGCTCCTTCTTCAACTTCGGCGACTCCTTCGCCGACACCGGCAacgacgtcgtcgtcttcgccgcgCACTCGCTCGCCAACCCCTCATCTCGGCCTCCCTACGGCATGACCTTCTTCGGACACCCCACGGGCCGCAACTCCAACGGACGGCTCGCCATCGACTTCATAGGTAAGCAAAGCACACGGCCACACGCTGGCCATCTCGCTCGGCTGATGCATGCCTAGCGTGTCGCTTGATCATATCAGTGATCGTCCGGCGTGTGCGCAGCGGAGGAGCTGGGGCTCCCGCTCGTGCCGCCGTCGCTGGCGCACAACGGTAGCTTCCGGCAAGGCGCCAACTTCGCGGTGGCGGGCGCCTTCGCTCGCGACGCCAGTTTCTACAGAGACATCCCCCTCGTCGGCCCGCTCGCTCTCAACACCAGCTCCGGCGTGCAGCTGCGGTGGTTCGAATCGCTCAAGCCGTCGCTGTGCCACCCCGCCCAAGGTAACCAATTACGTGGTATACTGGAGTACACGTGTAGGAGTATATCGATCTCACGGCGTGCCGTTCCTGCAGAGTGCAAGGGCTTCTTCCACAAGGCCCTCTTCTTCATGGGAGAGTTCGGCGTCAACGATTACAGCTTCTCCCTTTTCGGGAAGAACCTGTCGCAAATCAGGTCCTTCGTCCCAGACGTGGTCAAAACCATCTCGACGGCGACTGAGGTAATTAATTAACCAATCATAATTCAGGTGTCGGTTCGCCGGAAAAAAATTCAGGAGGCGGACGATAACAATTTTAATTTGATCTGAAATTTCGAATGACAACCCTATGTATCTTGTCAGAGAGTGATCACTCAGGGGGCGAAGACGGTGGTCGTCCCCGGGATCCCGCCGATGGGATGCTCACCGCTAAACCTAGCCATGTTTCCCAGCGCCGATCCGGCAGGCTACGACCCACGGGCCGGCTGCCTGAAGCAGCTCAACGACCTGGCCATTTACCACAACTCGCTGCTTCAGGAGGCCATCAAGAAAGTCCAAACCAAGCACAGAGGTGTCAAAGTCATCTATGCCGATTTCTTTAGTCCTATCATTGATATCGTTGTCTCCCCTCAAAAGCTAGGTTAGTACTATGATTGTTATGGCTTATTGGCTCACGTATACCACCATCTTGTCATTTTTAATTGTCCGTCCCAGTTGCAGTGTTATGATGATGAAAATTCAAAGAACAATTTTACAAGAAATGATCAGCTTGTTAAATAATTATTGCAGGGTTCAGGGGAGAGATTCTGAGTAGCTGCTGTGGCAAATACAACTTCAACGTCAGCGCCGGATGTGGCATGCCGGGGGCGACGGTGTGCCAGGATCCATCATCCTATTTGTATTGGGATGGTGGCCACTTCACGGAGGCAGCCTACCGATACATTGCCAAGGGCTGGCTAAACACCATAAACAATTACCATGCCTAGCTAGCATGCAGATGTGAGATAATTGACGATCGAATAATGGGGATATATGTTTCCTTAAAAAGATGATGGGATCTCACAtgtattcaaaatttcaaatacTTGTAACCTAATCCGACATTATGCGCGAATAAGAAAACTACATATTAAAGTGGAGAATATTGATGGTGTTTGTATGTGAATTAAACTGTGAAGCTTGTAAAACTCTTATTAGTAGCTTTATTTTATTCTTAAAAAACGACACCAAGCCTTTATTTCCCCCATTTTAGGCTAATCTCTACAGTAGTGGGATTCTTGTCTAAGGGTGCAAGATTCAAATAATTTTAACAAAATCTGCGGGTAATGTTCCCATCTAAGTAAAAGTTGCTCTAGACAAGATAAATCAATGAGGCTTGAAACCGACCAAGCTTTGCTTCAGCCTGGCTTAATGCTAGCATGACATACATGGACCATGCTCATGTCTACTTATATGTACTAACAAGATGTTACCTGATATTTGCTTCAAACACAAGCGCAAGAACAACAATAAATTTCACAGCAACACGTGGACAGATCGAAATCCCCGATTTTGAATAAAAATTTCACTTGAAGGTTTTGATTGAAATTTGCTCCTGAAAGTTTTCTAAAAGGAAGGAGGGAAAACAAAGTTCCTAAATTAACGTGTAAGGGAGAGAATATAAATTGTATGCTATAATTATTCTTACTACCCTTTTATTTTGAACATGTTAATTAATTACTATAAAATAATTTTGGCAAGGTATAAATTTTAAGCGTATATATTGATTAGAGAAATCAGATGCCAAAAATACACATAATAATTTATTCTGCATTTTGTCAGTGCTATAAGTAACATTAGCACAAACAGTAACAAGTCAATGGCGGCGTAAAAGGATCTCTATAAAAGCTGGTTTACCAAGCTCATCAGAAGCATACGACCAGAATATTTCTTGAGAGGGATAGAAACCGAGTGCCCAGTTCTTCACGACCTACACAATGAAGCATAAGTCTCTGCCTGCAGATCACCGTGTTACTCTCCAGCTTGTCTTCTTCGATGCAAACCCAATACACCTCCAATGAAGCGCATAAGTCTCTGCCTGCAGATCACCGTGTTACTCTCCAGCTTGTCTTCTTCGATGCAAACCCAATACACCTTCATTTTCAGCTTCGGTGATTCCTACACTGACACGGCAACAAAGCCATCATCTCCGGCCCGGCGACACCAAATCTGTGGATAACCAAACCGCCATACGGGATGACCTTCTTTGGGCATCCCACCGGGCACCTCTCCGCCGGCAGATTGATCATACACTACTAAAAAAATGGTTCCAGTACCGGTCCCAAAttcccctctagtaccggttgcataacTAGTACTGGCAATCCGGAATTAGAGAGGGGTCCTCTAGTAGGGTGGAGCCCCCATCCAGTACTAAAGGATCTCCGGGGATCTTaaatttggatccggtactaatactacctttagtacc encodes the following:
- the LOC117858425 gene encoding GDSL esterase/lipase At5g45910 isoform X1, with the translated sequence MPPIAYDYDRPPCYHAMKLLCALSVLLLASAGAVSSSLPVRRYGSFFNFGDSFADTGNDVVVFAAHSLANPSSRPPYGMTFFGHPTGRNSNGRLAIDFIAEELGLPLVPPSLAHNGSFRQGANFAVAGAFARDASFYRDIPLVGPLALNTSSGVQLRWFESLKPSLCHPAQECKGFFHKALFFMGEFGVNDYSFSLFGKNLSQIRSFVPDVVKTISTATERVITQGAKTVVVPGIPPMGCSPLNLAMFPSADPAGYDPRAGCLKQLNDLAIYHNSLLQEAIKKVQTKHRGVKVIYADFFSPIIDIVVSPQKLGFRGEILSSCCGKYNFNVSAGCGMPGATVCQDPSSYLYWDGGHFTEAAYRYIAKGWLNTINNYHA
- the LOC117858425 gene encoding GDSL esterase/lipase At5g45910 isoform X2, whose amino-acid sequence is MPPIAYDYDRPPCYHAMKLLCALSVLLLASAGAVSSSLPVRRYGSFFNFGDSFADTGNDVVVFAAHSLANPSSRPPYGMTFFGHPTGRNSNGRLAIDFIAEELGLPLVPPSLAHNGSFRQGANFAVAGAFARDASFYRDIPLVGPLALNTSSGVQLRWFESLKPSLCHPAQECKGFFHKALFFMGEFGVNDYSFSLFGKNLSQIRSFVPDVVKTISTATERVITQGAKTVVVPGIPPMGCSPLNLAMFPSADPAGYDPRAGCLKQLNDLAIYHNSLLQEAIKKVQTKHRGFRGEILSSCCGKYNFNVSAGCGMPGATVCQDPSSYLYWDGGHFTEAAYRYIAKGWLNTINNYHA